In the genome of Hyphomicrobium sp. ghe19, the window GGACACCGGAAAGACGACGTACATCGGATCCTGGCTCACGATCTTTGTGAGCGTTCCGGAATTCGGTCCGACGATGTTGCCGACGTTGACGGCCGTACGGCCGATCTTGCCATCGATCGGCGCGGTGATCGTCGTGTAGCCGAGATTGATTTCTGCGGTCTTGAGCTGCGCCTCGGCGCCGAGAATTTGAGCTTCATAGGCGTGCTGCTGCGCGATTGCGCTGTCGACACTCGCTTGCTGGCCGGCCGGTCCGGATAGCAAGGACTTGGCACGCCCCGTGGTCAGTACGGCGTTGCGAAGCAGCGCCTTATATTGATTTACGGCCGCTTCTGCGTTTTGAACGAGCGCCTCAAAGGGCGGGCGTTCGAGCTGATAAAGCACGTCACCTTTTTTTACCTCCGTCCCTTCGACGAAGGTCGTCTCTTCCAGCTGTGCCGTGACGCGGGCGACAATATTGACCGTGTTCACCGCTTCGATGCGGCCGATGAACTCCTCCACCTGCGTAACGGGCTTCTTTTCGGCGATCGTGTATCCGACGACTGGCGGGCCGGCCGGCATTTGCGCAAGGAGGGGAGTTGTAAAAACTGCGATGGCGAATGTGGCGGCTAGCGAATGAACAGGGCCGCGAGGCATATACGGATGTGCTAGTGTCATAGCCTTCCCTGCGGCGGCAGAAGTTCGGGCTCAAGCACTAACGCTTGGGATGGAGAACTCAGCTCATAGCCGCAATGGGAGGTTAGGAAACTCAATTCCGTCTTAAGCGGAAAGCTTGCATTTCATTATGTGATATCGCCGCGCGCACTCGATCAGCACACAGATCTCTTGTCATGCGCGCGTGCGAAATGGTCTCTCGCCGCAGGTTTGCGAAGCACTCAATGCAATCGCTAGGACTCGCTTCGTATGGTCAATGACGTATGGGCCGCACGGGCCTCACAGGGCGAGACGGCGCCCGCCATACCGAATAGCCGTGCGCCAAAAGACCGATGCCCCAGCCGAGAAGCACCCAGTAGAACCAGATGGTTTCGGGGTTCATGAAATTTATGATTGCAAGGATCACATTGACGATGACGTAGGCCGTCAGGTGAATCCTGAAGCCTTGGTTCTGCAGCAGTCTGTTCATTTCGGTCTCCGACCGTTAAATTCACCGCTGTGTTTATCGGTTTTTCTCGGCTCGCGCTCAAATTTCTATTCTTAATCGACCGTTGTCCGTATCGGAACTGCTGCTTTCATCGTATCGGAACTGCTGCTTTCATAAAGACGTTCAGTCAAATGGAGCCTAACCTGCCGGGCGTCGGCTGGTGGAGGGCGCTTGGAGAACCTCAATGAGTAACGAGAAGTCGAAGGCTCAGGTGGACAAGGAGCTGAACGAAGCTTTGAAGGAGACCTTCCCCGGTAGCGATCCGATCGCGGTCGATCGCAAGGAAGACGAACCGATACGGCCGGTCGACCGCAGGCCGCCCCTTATCGATAAAGATCTCGTCGAGAAGCTGTCCGAAAAAGCAAAATCCGAACAATCCAAATCGAAATAGTCCGAACTTGCACTATGGCGATCGCTCGCAAAGACGGGCCGGATGATCGGTGTCATCGGGCCGCGGCGTAGTCATCTGCTGGCTTCCCCTCTTACGGGCCGGAATTCGGGTGGGTCGGGCTCGCATTCGGCGACGAAGGCGACGCGGGCTCGGTGACCGTGGAGGCGCCGGTATTAGCGGTGTCGACGCTAGGACTGACGCGGCCGAAGAAATACCAGCTTATGAGCGCCAGCACGATCAAGAGGGCAACGATCCCAAGCGAAAAGCCCGTCGCAGGGCGCGAAAGATCGTCGACTTCGCGGCGCTGACCCGTTTGTGGATCGGTATAGATGGCCATTACGGATTTTTCCTCTATCCATAGTCTGGAAAAATAACAGGGCCCGTGGGAGGAAGGTTCCTGAAACCCTCTAAACAAAGCCCCGTTCCGTCAAATCGGTGATATGGGCGCCATCGCCTATCTGCTGGAATGGAAGAAATTTATGACAATTCTACAGGTTGGAGCTCTTCCCCTGCGCAAGTCGCGCGGCGGTTTCGAGATCCTTCTCATATCTTCCAGAGAGACGGGGCGGTGGGTCATTCCGAAAGGTTGGCCATCGAAGCGGTTGAGCGATCCCAACGCGGCTGCGCGGGAGGCCAAACAGGAGGCGGGCGTAACGGGCAAGATCTCCGGTGAGCCAATCGGCAGCTATCGCTACCGGAAGAGGACTGGAGAAGACATTCGCGTCCTCACCGTCAACTGCTACATTTTATGGGTGAAGAAAGAACGGAAGCGGTGGCGCGAGCAGGACCAGCGAACGCGCGTGTGGTTTTCGCAAGATGATGCGGTCAAAAAAGTCCGGGAGCCGGGATTGAAAGCGCTCATTGCGAGTCTTCAAGGGCGGCCTAAAAACTAACGCGTGCCGCCAGACTTGGACATCGGCGTCGTCATACCTTCCCAGCCGAAAACGGAGCGGCCGCCGAGAGACGGCGAGGCTGCTTGTTCGCGGGCGATGTATGTTTCGAACGTGGGACCGTTGGCTGTGCGTTCCAGCATTCTCGCTTGATCATCGAGCCTCTTCAGCGCGGCGAGCGTTTCGCTATTTCCAAGCTTGGCTTTTTGGACCGCGGACTTCAGGACTTTAATCGTTTCGTCGTAGACGCTTGTCGCAACGGGATAGGGATGACTGTCCTTGCCGCCGTGCGCGAGCGAAAACCGTGCGGGATCCTGAAACCGATACGGGGCGCCGTGCACGACTTCGGCGACCATGGCGAGCGATTGAACGGTTCTTGCGCCTACTCCCGGTATCAGTAGCAGGTCAGGAAAATCTGTAGGACCCTGCTCGGTCGCGGCGGCCAGCGTTCCGTGCAGGCGACGGATGAAGACGTCACTCGATCGGACTTCATGGTGAGCAGGCATCTCGAGATGGGGCAGCGACAGCTGCTCGGGTTGTTCGGGCTTCGACTGCTCCAATAGCTCGGCGACTATTCTATCCGGCCCCAAAGTCGATAGCAGGTCGAGTTGTGCCGATCGCGACGCGTTCGCCCGCCGATCGGTCAGGTTGACGATTTCACCCTGTGCCGGGCCATCGATTGCGGCATGGGGCTCATCTATGAAGTTCGATCGCGATTTCGAAAACCAGTGGTAGCGGCGAGCCTGTCCCTTATCCGTGTTCATTCCTTGTTGGACGACAGTCCAGTTACCTTCGCGGGTCACGAAGAAGCCGTGAAGATAAAGATCGAAGCCATCCTGAATGGCCGCGCTGTCGACCTTCGCGACAAGACGGCTTGCTTTGGTCAATTCGTCGGCATCGATGCCGACGCGTCCACCGATTGCGCGCAATTCCTCCGGTGTACGCCGCGAATGCTTGCCCCGGCCGCCACAAACGTAGACGCCTAACTCGTCCTGCGCGGGTTCAAGCCCGCGCTTCAATGCTCCGATGACCGTCGTCGTCACGCCAGAGGAATGCCAGTCCATCCCCATGACGGCGCCGAACGACTGAAACCAAAACGGATGGGCGAGACGGCTCAATAATTCGTCTCGCCCATATTCCTGCACGATTGCCTCGCAGATCACAGCGCCGAGCGAAGCCATCCGGGCGGAGAGCCACGCGGGCACGTGACCGCCATGCAGCGGAAGATCAGCGCTTCCCGTACGTTGTGCCATCGGCTCCATCAGAACTACTTCTTATAAACGTATGATGAGTCGCTGGACGCGACCACAGGGCCGAACCCTCGGACAAATTTAAATCCCGGCGAGCCCGCTCGAAGGCCGCCTCATATTTTGCCTTCCTGTCCAACCGGGACGCACGTGCGCGCCGCGTGAATTCGCCTAATTTCATGTACCCGTTCCTCTGTGAATGCAGAACACCCGCAGAAAATATTGCGGTCGATTTTCCTCAAAAGTTTGGAGCCTTGGCCCCTCGCCGATCAAGAACAACGCCTGAGGTTGGTTGTTCCCGGACACAGCGTTCAAACCTATTTCTTGCGGCGAACGAACGCAGGCGTCAGCGCAGAAGGGCCCGATGCGATCTCTCTAACGGCCCGAGCTTCGGCTCGATGATCTCGCGGTTCCAATAGAGCTTCGGGTTGACGTCGCGCCAGGCGTGCTAGAGGTGCCGGTTGGTCCAGCGGCTGGCGGCAAGGTGCTGCCGGTGGTTATCCCGATACCCGTCAAACCGCCCTGGAACTGTGATAGAAAGTTTGCCGTGGAAGTCGGCACAGCAAGCGGCGATGGGTAGAAGCTCGGAGAAATCGCCGATGGAGCGGGCGGGGCCGATAGTCCGCTTTGGGTCACAAAAGCATTGAGGGCGATCCCCGATGCGGGTGGCGTCGAAGACGTCAAGACGTCGCCATTCAGCACTGCCGTGTTGGAATTGGTGGGCCCAATCACGAGACTGAGCGAACTCGGCGCAGACGTATCTATTCTGATCGTTTCCGGCGGAGATTGCACAAGAAACGATGGAAGCTGCGAACTCGACGTCGCCCCCAATAACGGATTGGCAATCGCCGGCGTCAGAGGGCTGTTCGTCGTGCTAGTCGCCCCCGTTGCGCCAACGGGAGCTGCCGTGCTTTGCGCGAATGCTGCCTGTGACATGCCAACGATCAAGCCTGACGAGAGGGCAATCAAAAATTTCATCATCATACTCAGTCCTATTTGCCCCATCTTCACATAGGAACTTAGGAGCCAAATCACAGTTCCGGACGAGAAGCCTGAGTGTGTTTTCGGATGAGCATGTTCGTAATGATCAGCGGTCTGAGGGTAGGTTAACCAGTCGCAGCCCGACGTTGATATGGTCTCATCTGCAGAGTTGAATAAAAGACGTAGCTTTAAAGTTGGTGCTCGACCGCCTCTTCTGCGGACGTTGCGGACCGAGGCCGAGTTCAAGCCCTCCAAATCGAAATGCCCCGAGTCTCGAGGGAAGCGCATCTTGACGAACGACTTGTCGGCTTTTGCAAAGCACCCCTACCGCTTTATTATTGCGATCCTTGGCAGCTATCGCTGGAGCCATGTTGCAATACTGGCGTCGGTCATCGCGGCCGTCACATTCTCCGTGTCGACGCAGTATGGTCTGAAGAAACTGGTCGACGCTTTATCGAATCCCTCACAACACGGAGCTGTTTGGGTCGCCTTTGCGATGGTCATCGGCTTCATCGCCGCCGATAACCTGTCGTGGCGCCTCGCGGCCTGGATCGGGCATTCGACGTTTACCGGCGTTTCCGGGCGCGTCCGGCGAAAGCTTTTCCGGCATTTAACGGGACACGCGCCGAGCTTTTTTCAAGGGCAGGCACCCGGCGCGCTCACCAGCCGGATCACAGCCACCGCGAACGCGCTCTACACGACCGAGACCATGGTTACGTTCAATGCCATGCCTCCGCTCGTCGCGACCATCGTTGCGATCATTTATCTGACGACCGTGAGCGTCGCGATGGCATTGACGTTGACCGCCGTCGTCGGAGTTGTTGTCGTCTTCATGTTTTACTGGGCGGCTCGCGGCACGCCACTTCACCATGTGTACGCGCGCGAAGCGGCAAACGTCGATGGCGACATGATCGACGTCATCTCGAATATTTCGGTGGTGAAGGCTTTCGGGCGTATGCGCAGCGAGCACCGCCGTCTCGGGGGCGTCATCAGCCGGGAGGTGCGCGCGCGGAAGGAAAGCCTATACTTCCTGGAACGGCTCAGAATTTTTCATGCCATTGCGACGGCATTGCTGACGTGCTGCGTTCTCGCTTGGTCGATCGTTCTTTGGCAGCGGGGCGAGGCGACCGCCGGCGACGTCGTGCTCGTCTCGACGCTCGGCATTTCCATTTTGAGCGCGACGCGGGATCTGGCCGTTGCCCTCGTCGACGTTACGCAGCACTTGGCGCGCTTTTCGGAAGCTTTGCGGACGCTCCTGACGCCGCACGCTCTCCCGGTCAATTCGTCTGCGAAGCGTGTGGCTGCGGCGCGCGGAGCGGTGGAGTTCCGCGATGTCGGATTCGCCTATCCGGATGGCAAGCAAGTCTTCTCGTCGTTGAATCTCAAGATCGAGCCTGGAACACGGGTTGGTATCGTTGGGCCATCGGGAGCCGGGAAATCGACGATCTTTTCGCTCATACAGAGATTTTACGACGTGCAATCCGGGGCAATTCTTATCGACGGCGAAGTCGGCGCGTTGTTGCCAGACGATGCTCTCCGAAAGGCCATTGCCGTCGTCCCTCAAGACGTGAGCCTCTTCCATCGTACGCTCAGAGAGAATATTCGCTACGGGCGGCCGGGCGCGCGCGATGATGACGTTATTGAAGCGGCGCGGATGGCTCGATGCCTCAGCTTCATCGAGCAGCTGCCTGCCGGTCTCGACACGATCGTCGGCGACCGGGGCGCGAAACTCTCGGGCGGACAACGGCAACGCGTTGCGATCGCGCGCGCATTCTTGAAGGACGCGCCTATACTTCTTCTCGATGAGGCGACGTCCGCGCTCGACAGTCATTCGGAGGAGCTGATCAGAGAAGCCCTCACGACGCTGATGAACGGAAGGACGGTGATCGCTATTGCGCACCGCCTATCGACGCTGAGGAATTTCGACCGCATCGTCGTCATTCAGAATGGCAAGGTGGTGCAAGACGATACGCCAGAAACTTTGATCAACAAGGCCGGCGCTTACAAGTCCCTCGTCGATCTCGAGGTGCGGCGTCTTCAATCGGCCGCGGCGTAAGGATTTATGCCAAGACGACTTTCGCGCCGCCGCTGCTGTTCGTGATATCGATCGTCACGGCGCCGTCTTTCCGTCGCAACACAAAATCGGCAGCCCCATCGCCAGCGCGCATATTCCGCACCGTTATCTCACCTGCTCGCTCCGGCAGATAAGGCGAATTGAGCGTAACAGTCCGGGAAGCGCCGTCGATTTCGATACCCAACAACGACCCCAAGAGATAGGGCATCGAGCCACTCGCCCAGGCTTGCGGCGAGCATGCCACTGGATAAAGAATGGGCGCGCGCCCTGCCCGGCGCCGAAAGCCGCAGAACAATTCCGGCAGTCTGCCTTGCGACATGTTGAGGGCAGCGTCGAGCAGACCATTAAAGACGGATTCGATCTTTTCCGGCTTTCCGTAACGGGCGAAACCCGCACCAATCATCGCATTGTCGTGCGGCCAGATCGACCCGTTGTGATACGACATCGGGTTGTATCTGGCTTCGCTGGTCGCGATCGTTCTGATGCCCCAGCCAGAGAAGAAGCTCGCATCCAGCATTTGCTTGATGACGCGCGATGCCCGGTCTGCACTGGCGATACCAGAACTCAGTGCGTGGCCGGCGTTGCTCGATCGGACGTCGACACGATTTTTGCGGCCATCCAGCGCAAGCGCGTACATGCCGATGTCCGGAGACCAAAACTTCTCCTCGAATTTTCTTTGCAGTTCGATTGCTTCGGCTTTCAGTCGACGGCTCGATGCATCATCGCCAAGCATCGAGGCCATGCGCGCGGCAACAATCTTCGCCTCGTACACATAGCCTTGAACTTCCACGAGTGCGAGCGGCCCCTCTGCGAGGCTTCCATCCTTGTTGAAGACCGAATCGTGACTGTCCTTCCATCCCTGGTTCGACAATCCATCTTCGGTTTCGCGTGCATATTCGACGAACCCGTCACCGTCCGGATCGCCCGGGCCGTTTATCCATTCGAGAGCCTTGAGGACCGCCGGCCAAATTTCGCGAAGAAAGTCCTTGTCGTCGGTCGCCGCGACGTAGGCTCCGGCCAAGACAACGAAGAGCGGGGTTGAATCGACGCTGCCATAATAGAGGCCAAACGGAATTTCGCGCAGCGCAGCCATTTCGCCGTTACGCATTTCGTGGAGAATTTTTCCAGGCTGAGCGTCAGCTGCCGCATCGTGTTCGCTCGCCTGAAAGCGAGCGAGGCGACGAAGCACGCCGCGAGCGATGGACGAGTCGAGCCATAGCACCTGAAGCGCCGTTATCAATGCATCGCGGCCGAAGGTCGTCGAGTACCACGGCGTACCCGCATAAGGATAAGGGCCGTCGGCGGTTTCCGTGATCAGCAATCGCAGATCCGCCATCGCGCGCTTCAGAACGTGGTTGAGATCGGGACGTGAAACCTCGATGCTCGTCGCCTGCAACTCCGCCCGGCGCAGGTGCAGGTGCGCATCGTGTAATCCCTTGATGTAAGAGCACGGTGGGCTTAGGCGATCGCCCTCCGCCAAAGCGGTCACGTAAACGCGTCGCGATTGCTTGGCCGGGATATGCAGCCGGAAGAATGCAGACGTCTCTCTCAGTGATAGGGGCTCGGGATCGATATGTACCGACGTTTTCCGAACGATGCGATCAAGCCCCGTATAGCTGAAGCTGACGGAATCTGAGGAATCCACAGTTCGGCGGACCGTTCCGCGTTTCTCGCGGCGCATGCCGCGGACTTCAAAGATGTCCAAGAAATCGCAATCGAAGAAGACCGATACAGGCAGGTAAAGATCAATATTTGAGTGGTTCGTGAGAACGAGTCGCTGTCGCAGGCTTGCGTCGCGGACATACGTCGTTCTGAAAACGTGCACGACATCCTTGTGAAGCCAAAGCGCACCGTTCGAGTAAACGTCAGTATTCGTGAGATCGGAGCAGAGCTGAAGGTCCTTCCGGTCGAGCGTGGAACCGAGAAGCAACGGCGGGCGCCTCGCTATCAGCAGTTCGAGCCGCGACAGGTAGCGCGTGTCCTTGAAAAAGAAGCCATCCGCGTGGTTGCCGAATGCACCTATGTCGCCGTGCGTATCGACGACCACGAAGGCATCATCGTGCTTTAGCGTTTCGTGGGCTCGCGGCGAACTATCGGCCTCAGCGTGGATATGCTCAGGCTCGTGCTCTGGCGGATGATCCAGCTGCTGTGATGGCGGAACGGCCATCGCAAAACTCCGTTCAAAAAAAGACCGCGCCTAACCTTTACGTTAGGCGCTTGAAGTGGCAAGTGCCACTGCGTCAGTTGACGAGGGTCTCGTGGACGGGGCGGATTTCATCACTGCGCGAGGCTGGCAAGCGGCCGGTCGCGGCAGGAACACGCTCGTAAAGCGCAACGTAAGCTTGAGCCATCGATGCAGCTGTAAATCTCTCCTCGAATCGCCGACGAATGCGTCTGCGATCGAGCGCCAGGACGCCTGGCAAGGCTGAGACTGCGCTTTGGACATCATCCACGATGAAGCCGGTTATGCCCTCATCGATAACCTCTCTGACTGACCCGTGGTCGAATGCGAGAACCGGAGTGCCGCAGGCCATTGCCTCAATCATCACCATGCCGAAAGGTTCCGGCCAGTCGATCGGAAAGAGCAATGCGGACGCTTCTCCGAGAAATTTCGTTTTCTCCCGGTCATTGATCTCGCCGACGAAGTGAACATCATCGCCATGAAGCAGCGGTTTGATCGTTGCCTCGAAATATTCAACGTCTACCGCATCGACCTTGGCCGCGATTTTCAGTGGGAAGCCCGCGGCGCGAGCGATTTCAATCGCGCGATCGAGCCGTTTTTCGGGTGAGATGCGCCCCAAGAAGGCGAGGTAGCCGCCGCGCGGATCGAATGTCGGGCGGTGCAGATCGTCCGGGAGGCCGTGATAGACCGTTCCGGCGAAACTCGCGTAGGGGATCGGCCGACGCTGCGAATCCGAAATGGACACGAGGCTCATCTCGGGAAACGCACGATAGAGGAGCTTCAGGTCCGGAAGATCCTGGCGTCCGTGAAGCGTCGTCAGCGTTTTATGAGCGATCGCCCTGAAGACCGGAAACTGAAACTGATCGATGTGAAAATGGATGATGTCGAAGGTCGAGGCCATACGGCGAATTTTGTCGACCATCACCATGTAGTAAGGAATTGGATCGCGTACGCCGGGACTGGACCTGAGTGATTTTTCGCAACACGGCACCAGCTTCGCCGATGTTATGGAGTCGCCGCTCGCGAAGAGCGTTACGTCGTGCCCTTGGCTCACGAGCTCTTCGGTGACATATGAAACAACACGCTCGGTTCCCCCGTATAGTTTTGGCGGGACGCTCTCAATCAAGGGCGCAACCTGGGCAATCTTCATACGTTGGTCCTTCCCGTGTTCGGAAAGATCAACGTTACGACAACTGATTCGTTCCCGGATTGCGTGCGGCGCGCTGACTATCGGCGTTGGACAAATTCTCAGCAACTCCGCCCTGCGGCAGGTATCGTCAGCACTCGCATTTCCTAGCGCCGGTGCCAGAAGGCTCTCGCCCGGCACTTCAGACCACGGAGGACATCTCTGCCGTGGTCTCGCATCGCGCGGGCCCACAACGATGACTGCTGACGAACGGGTTACCGTGGGATAGAGCTCGGGAGTTCAGAGCTTCAACCGATCGATACGTCTCGAGCGCGATGCCTAGCGGTTGCGGAGGTTCGGGTTCCGCTGCGTCGGGTCGTTGAACAACGGGTCGTAGTATTGCTTTATCGGCTTCGGGTACGTGGCCTCGGGCGAGGATGTATTCTGTTCGGACACGCCGGTACCGGGAAGGCTCGACGGGGGAATTCTAATCATCGGCGCATTGGAGTTCGGGGTCGGCGTGCGAAGCCGCGTTTGCGCAAAGGCAGGCGACGCGGCGAACATCGC includes:
- a CDS encoding DUF763 domain-containing protein codes for the protein MAQRTGSADLPLHGGHVPAWLSARMASLGAVICEAIVQEYGRDELLSRLAHPFWFQSFGAVMGMDWHSSGVTTTVIGALKRGLEPAQDELGVYVCGGRGKHSRRTPEELRAIGGRVGIDADELTKASRLVAKVDSAAIQDGFDLYLHGFFVTREGNWTVVQQGMNTDKGQARRYHWFSKSRSNFIDEPHAAIDGPAQGEIVNLTDRRANASRSAQLDLLSTLGPDRIVAELLEQSKPEQPEQLSLPHLEMPAHHEVRSSDVFIRRLHGTLAAATEQGPTDFPDLLLIPGVGARTVQSLAMVAEVVHGAPYRFQDPARFSLAHGGKDSHPYPVATSVYDETIKVLKSAVQKAKLGNSETLAALKRLDDQARMLERTANGPTFETYIAREQAASPSLGGRSVFGWEGMTTPMSKSGGTR
- a CDS encoding efflux RND transporter periplasmic adaptor subunit encodes the protein MTLAHPYMPRGPVHSLAATFAIAVFTTPLLAQMPAGPPVVGYTIAEKKPVTQVEEFIGRIEAVNTVNIVARVTAQLEETTFVEGTEVKKGDVLYQLERPPFEALVQNAEAAVNQYKALLRNAVLTTGRAKSLLSGPAGQQASVDSAIAQQHAYEAQILGAEAQLKTAEINLGYTTITAPIDGKIGRTAVNVGNIVGPNSGTLTKIVSQDPMYVVFPVSVRTLLELSKIYVPKGGFKAVVLRVRLPDGTLYPERGKLDFVDPTVATSTDTVLVRGEISNPLLRQAKPGEPTLRRLIDGEFITALIEGVQPIIALAIPRSAVLSDQQGDYVYVIGPDDVVTQRRIQLGQSTPALAMVSTGLSEGERVVTEGIQRVRPDIKVVAQRAGPDPTKSDGQ
- a CDS encoding 2TM domain-containing protein, with amino-acid sequence MNRLLQNQGFRIHLTAYVIVNVILAIINFMNPETIWFYWVLLGWGIGLLAHGYSVWRAPSRPVRPVRPIRH
- a CDS encoding histone deacetylase, which produces MAIYTDPQTGQRREVDDLSRPATGFSLGIVALLIVLALISWYFFGRVSPSVDTANTGASTVTEPASPSSPNASPTHPNSGP
- a CDS encoding glycogen debranching N-terminal domain-containing protein produces the protein MAVPPSQQLDHPPEHEPEHIHAEADSSPRAHETLKHDDAFVVVDTHGDIGAFGNHADGFFFKDTRYLSRLELLIARRPPLLLGSTLDRKDLQLCSDLTNTDVYSNGALWLHKDVVHVFRTTYVRDASLRQRLVLTNHSNIDLYLPVSVFFDCDFLDIFEVRGMRREKRGTVRRTVDSSDSVSFSYTGLDRIVRKTSVHIDPEPLSLRETSAFFRLHIPAKQSRRVYVTALAEGDRLSPPCSYIKGLHDAHLHLRRAELQATSIEVSRPDLNHVLKRAMADLRLLITETADGPYPYAGTPWYSTTFGRDALITALQVLWLDSSIARGVLRRLARFQASEHDAAADAQPGKILHEMRNGEMAALREIPFGLYYGSVDSTPLFVVLAGAYVAATDDKDFLREIWPAVLKALEWINGPGDPDGDGFVEYARETEDGLSNQGWKDSHDSVFNKDGSLAEGPLALVEVQGYVYEAKIVAARMASMLGDDASSRRLKAEAIELQRKFEEKFWSPDIGMYALALDGRKNRVDVRSSNAGHALSSGIASADRASRVIKQMLDASFFSGWGIRTIATSEARYNPMSYHNGSIWPHDNAMIGAGFARYGKPEKIESVFNGLLDAALNMSQGRLPELFCGFRRRAGRAPILYPVACSPQAWASGSMPYLLGSLLGIEIDGASRTVTLNSPYLPERAGEITVRNMRAGDGAADFVLRRKDGAVTIDITNSSGGAKVVLA
- a CDS encoding ABC transporter ATP-binding protein translates to MTNDLSAFAKHPYRFIIAILGSYRWSHVAILASVIAAVTFSVSTQYGLKKLVDALSNPSQHGAVWVAFAMVIGFIAADNLSWRLAAWIGHSTFTGVSGRVRRKLFRHLTGHAPSFFQGQAPGALTSRITATANALYTTETMVTFNAMPPLVATIVAIIYLTTVSVAMALTLTAVVGVVVVFMFYWAARGTPLHHVYAREAANVDGDMIDVISNISVVKAFGRMRSEHRRLGGVISREVRARKESLYFLERLRIFHAIATALLTCCVLAWSIVLWQRGEATAGDVVLVSTLGISILSATRDLAVALVDVTQHLARFSEALRTLLTPHALPVNSSAKRVAAARGAVEFRDVGFAYPDGKQVFSSLNLKIEPGTRVGIVGPSGAGKSTIFSLIQRFYDVQSGAILIDGEVGALLPDDALRKAIAVVPQDVSLFHRTLRENIRYGRPGARDDDVIEAARMARCLSFIEQLPAGLDTIVGDRGAKLSGGQRQRVAIARAFLKDAPILLLDEATSALDSHSEELIREALTTLMNGRTVIAIAHRLSTLRNFDRIVVIQNGKVVQDDTPETLINKAGAYKSLVDLEVRRLQSAAA
- a CDS encoding glycosyltransferase family 4 protein, which codes for MKIAQVAPLIESVPPKLYGGTERVVSYVTEELVSQGHDVTLFASGDSITSAKLVPCCEKSLRSSPGVRDPIPYYMVMVDKIRRMASTFDIIHFHIDQFQFPVFRAIAHKTLTTLHGRQDLPDLKLLYRAFPEMSLVSISDSQRRPIPYASFAGTVYHGLPDDLHRPTFDPRGGYLAFLGRISPEKRLDRAIEIARAAGFPLKIAAKVDAVDVEYFEATIKPLLHGDDVHFVGEINDREKTKFLGEASALLFPIDWPEPFGMVMIEAMACGTPVLAFDHGSVREVIDEGITGFIVDDVQSAVSALPGVLALDRRRIRRRFEERFTAASMAQAYVALYERVPAATGRLPASRSDEIRPVHETLVN
- a CDS encoding NUDIX hydrolase; this translates as MTILQVGALPLRKSRGGFEILLISSRETGRWVIPKGWPSKRLSDPNAAAREAKQEAGVTGKISGEPIGSYRYRKRTGEDIRVLTVNCYILWVKKERKRWREQDQRTRVWFSQDDAVKKVREPGLKALIASLQGRPKN